From one uncultured Methanoregula sp. genomic stretch:
- a CDS encoding FIST N-terminal domain-containing protein, which yields MAGRIKQMIDTIVEQEAKGDPRLINITRTKLIVRGIHPDKYSAHSEDDPIIIRQLEKMIRLTGISNVAVAVSQAESVKEAVSEIKNAIRVVQPKMILYFASSSYNAQDLAQRMKENFPQACVFGCSTAGELANTRMLKNSVVAMAMNANLIEDVRVATIRDVRHADGVSHAFSEFEQHFRTPMRDLDFQKYVGIILFDGLAGAEEQTMETIGDLTRVLFIGGSAGDDQKFVSTQVAANGKAYSNAAVLALIKPAVKFDFIKTQSFRPLEKHLVPTKINEKTREVCEFDGKPAVDAYAEAVGCPREEVSEHFMVNPLGLVVGHDDIYVRSPFRAEGDSLYLFCHVKAGMDLALLESTNIIVDTKVALERKKLELGRISAIINFHCILRTLELEQKHQTEEYGRIFSGIPTIGFSTYGEEFIGHINQTSTMLVFR from the coding sequence ATGGCAGGCAGAATCAAGCAGATGATTGATACCATCGTTGAGCAGGAGGCAAAAGGAGATCCGAGGTTGATCAATATCACCCGGACAAAACTCATCGTGAGGGGGATTCATCCGGACAAATATTCCGCCCATTCAGAGGATGATCCCATCATCATCCGGCAACTCGAAAAGATGATCCGGTTGACGGGAATTTCCAATGTGGCAGTGGCTGTTTCCCAGGCAGAATCAGTAAAAGAGGCCGTTTCAGAGATTAAAAACGCAATCCGGGTTGTCCAGCCGAAGATGATTTTGTACTTTGCCTCTTCAAGTTATAATGCCCAGGATCTTGCACAACGCATGAAGGAGAACTTCCCTCAGGCATGTGTTTTTGGCTGTTCGACCGCTGGTGAACTGGCAAACACCCGGATGCTCAAAAATTCTGTTGTTGCAATGGCGATGAATGCAAACCTCATCGAAGATGTCAGGGTTGCAACCATCCGGGACGTCCGGCATGCTGACGGGGTCAGTCACGCTTTTTCGGAATTTGAGCAGCATTTCAGAACCCCCATGCGGGATCTGGATTTCCAGAAATACGTGGGGATTATCCTTTTCGACGGGCTTGCAGGTGCTGAAGAACAGACCATGGAAACTATCGGGGACTTAACCCGCGTGTTATTCATTGGCGGATCTGCCGGTGATGATCAGAAATTTGTTTCAACCCAGGTAGCTGCCAATGGGAAGGCGTACTCCAACGCCGCCGTTCTCGCCTTGATCAAACCAGCGGTGAAATTCGACTTTATCAAGACCCAGAGTTTCAGGCCCCTGGAAAAACATCTGGTTCCCACTAAGATCAACGAGAAGACCCGGGAGGTCTGTGAATTTGATGGAAAACCCGCTGTTGATGCATATGCAGAAGCGGTAGGGTGCCCGCGGGAGGAGGTCTCAGAACACTTCATGGTCAACCCGCTGGGTCTTGTCGTGGGACACGATGATATCTACGTGCGCAGCCCGTTCCGTGCAGAGGGGGACAGCCTCTATCTCTTCTGCCACGTGAAGGCCGGCATGGACCTCGCTCTCCTCGAATCCACCAATATCATTGTCGATACCAAGGTAGCCCTCGAACGTAAAAAACTGGAACTTGGCCGGATCTCGGCTATCATCAACTTCCACTGCATACTGCGGACCCTGGAGCTCGAACAGAAGCACCAGACAGAAGAATACGGCAGAATCTTCTCCGGTATCCCGACTATCGGTTTCTCTACCTATGGGGAGGAGTTCATCGGGCACATCAACCAGACCTCCACGATGCTCGTTTTCCGGTAA
- a CDS encoding flavodoxin family protein — MNFLKILGINASPKGEKSQTRRLVMGVLEGARQSGADVTFIDICSLDIGYCTACGTCYAKGECVIDDDYAMLLEKMLDADGIVLGSPNYIDAVTAQLKTMLDRMADVVHCQQLAGKYGCSVCTAGGAYADEVADYMNMALLNFGATTVGKVGGLVGADPNAITVAEKGAKELGKKLAGAIKTRWEDPVQQKHHNERKEYFKRLVMFNKDLWKHEYDYWKGLGELK; from the coding sequence GTGAACTTTTTGAAGATCCTTGGAATCAATGCAAGCCCAAAAGGCGAGAAGAGTCAGACCCGCCGTCTGGTCATGGGAGTTCTCGAAGGCGCCCGTCAGTCGGGAGCCGATGTCACGTTCATCGACATCTGCAGCCTTGATATCGGGTACTGCACAGCCTGCGGCACCTGCTATGCAAAAGGTGAGTGCGTTATTGATGATGATTATGCCATGCTCCTTGAAAAGATGCTGGACGCGGACGGGATAGTTCTTGGCTCGCCGAATTATATCGATGCCGTAACTGCGCAGCTCAAGACGATGCTTGACCGGATGGCGGACGTGGTCCACTGCCAGCAGCTCGCAGGGAAGTACGGGTGTTCTGTCTGCACGGCCGGCGGCGCGTATGCTGACGAGGTTGCAGATTATATGAACATGGCTCTCCTGAACTTCGGGGCAACCACGGTTGGTAAAGTCGGGGGGCTCGTTGGCGCTGATCCGAACGCGATCACTGTTGCCGAGAAGGGGGCAAAGGAGCTTGGTAAAAAACTGGCCGGGGCGATAAAAACGAGATGGGAAGATCCGGTTCAGCAGAAACACCACAACGAGCGCAAGGAGTATTTCAAGCGCCTTGTCATGTTCAACAAGGACCTCTGGAAGCACGAATATGATTACTGGAAGGGTCTTGGTGAACTGAAATAA
- a CDS encoding cupin domain-containing protein — protein sequence MIIKDTAKCRHERVIDRSLLCEILHPDKTTGAEGLGCSVAHAIVPPGESTLPHILNTSAEIYYILSGVGEMHIGPEHEQVHGGQIILIPPEARQYIRNTGPWDLVFLCIVAPKWHADDESLVS from the coding sequence ATGATTATAAAGGACACTGCCAAATGTCGCCATGAACGCGTTATTGACCGATCGCTCCTCTGCGAGATTCTTCACCCCGACAAGACGACCGGTGCAGAAGGGCTTGGATGCAGTGTAGCCCATGCAATCGTTCCTCCAGGAGAATCCACCCTCCCTCACATCCTGAACACCTCCGCAGAGATCTACTATATCCTGAGCGGAGTTGGCGAGATGCACATCGGTCCTGAACACGAGCAGGTCCATGGTGGCCAGATCATCCTTATCCCACCAGAGGCACGCCAGTATATCCGTAATACCGGGCCGTGGGATCTTGTATTTCTCTGTATTGTGGCCCCGAAATGGCATGCAGATGACGAGAGTCTGGTCAGCTGA
- a CDS encoding TMEM175 family protein, protein MIEETEYHIAKNRLETLIDGIFAIAMTLLVLGIAAPKPTASQAPELLPREIFHLFPQFFIFVIAFLVLAIFWLIHHRQFHFIRIVDPRLLWINVFLLIFIVLIPFSTDMAGDYPEVPIAVLFFHVNILIVGLIFAVHWRHICRSEHLCNAPPDDSVIRARFIDTTLIPIVAVVAILISMVSSPASLLVYLVIPVIILLLNPKSLF, encoded by the coding sequence ATGATAGAAGAAACCGAGTATCACATAGCAAAAAACAGACTGGAGACACTTATCGATGGAATCTTCGCCATCGCGATGACGTTGCTTGTTCTGGGCATAGCCGCACCAAAACCTACGGCATCCCAGGCACCGGAACTCCTTCCCAGGGAGATCTTCCATCTCTTCCCGCAGTTTTTTATCTTCGTGATCGCCTTTCTGGTCCTGGCAATCTTCTGGCTGATCCACCACCGGCAGTTCCATTTTATCAGGATTGTCGATCCGCGACTCCTCTGGATCAACGTCTTCCTCCTCATTTTTATTGTCCTCATCCCATTCTCCACAGACATGGCCGGCGACTACCCGGAGGTACCGATCGCAGTTCTGTTCTTCCATGTGAATATCCTGATAGTAGGACTCATCTTTGCCGTTCACTGGAGACATATCTGCCGCTCAGAGCACCTCTGTAATGCCCCGCCGGATGATTCCGTGATACGGGCCCGGTTCATAGATACTACCCTGATACCTATCGTAGCCGTTGTTGCGATACTGATATCCATGGTCAGTTCCCCGGCTTCGTTACTCGTCTATCTCGTCATCCCGGTGATAATTCTTCTCCTGAATCCAAAGAGCCTGTTCTGA
- a CDS encoding cation diffusion facilitator family transporter, with protein sequence MSPPPVDKQTLDKLKEKTAHISVISNAGLVLMKFVVGFAIGSVSIMSEAIHSSMDLIAAVIAFFSVRKSAEPPDAAHSFGHGKFEDVSGLIEALLIFVAAILIIREAVIKLLGHSPEELKPELLFAGIAVMGISAIVNWYVSRRLMKVAKQTESIALESDAWHLRTDVYTSLGVFLGLILIRLTGITLFDPIFAIGVAIVIMKAAYDLTVRSFADLIDHSIPEEDEERIKKIICEHSNDYAGFHDLKTRRSGPEIFIEFHLVMPGEITVLQSHDFADHLEADLMLEYPRANVTIHIEPCNEGCTRCGSFCTFYKKQEKK encoded by the coding sequence ATGAGTCCTCCCCCTGTGGATAAACAGACCCTCGATAAACTCAAGGAAAAAACCGCCCATATCTCTGTCATCTCCAACGCAGGCCTTGTGCTGATGAAATTCGTTGTCGGGTTTGCGATTGGCTCTGTCAGTATCATGTCGGAAGCGATCCATTCCTCGATGGATCTCATTGCGGCCGTGATCGCGTTCTTCTCGGTCCGGAAATCCGCAGAACCCCCGGATGCCGCCCACTCTTTCGGGCACGGCAAGTTCGAGGATGTATCCGGGCTCATCGAAGCCCTGCTGATCTTTGTTGCGGCCATCCTGATCATCCGGGAGGCGGTCATAAAACTGCTGGGTCATTCACCGGAGGAACTCAAACCCGAACTCCTGTTTGCAGGTATTGCAGTTATGGGGATCTCCGCCATTGTGAACTGGTATGTCTCCCGGCGGCTCATGAAGGTGGCAAAACAGACCGAGTCCATTGCTCTCGAGAGCGATGCCTGGCACCTGCGCACGGACGTGTACACATCCCTTGGCGTCTTCCTTGGTCTTATCCTCATACGACTCACCGGAATCACCCTCTTCGATCCGATCTTTGCCATCGGGGTTGCCATTGTCATCATGAAAGCCGCGTACGATCTCACCGTGCGGTCATTTGCCGATCTCATCGATCACAGCATCCCCGAGGAGGATGAAGAACGGATAAAAAAGATCATCTGCGAACATTCGAATGACTATGCGGGGTTCCACGATCTCAAGACCCGGCGCTCAGGTCCCGAGATCTTCATCGAGTTCCATCTCGTAATGCCCGGGGAGATCACCGTGTTACAGTCCCATGATTTCGCTGATCATCTGGAAGCAGATCTCATGCTGGAATACCCGAGAGCCAACGTCACTATCCATATCGAGCCCTGCAACGAGGGCTGTACCCGGTGCGGATCTTTCTGTACATTCTATAAAAAACAGGAAAAGAAATAA
- the aspS gene encoding aspartate--tRNA(Asn) ligase has translation MRIPIANVTPESGSAEIAGWVHEVRDLGGLAFMLIRDRTGIIQVTIPKKKVSEAVLAAVKAVSRESVVRVCGPVKAIDKAPGGRELVPESIEIISLAETPLPLDVSEKVSAELDTRLDARFLDVRRPRVAAVFEIRSAATYAINQYLHNEGFTAITTPKIVAAATEGGTELFPIAYFDKEAFLNQSPQLYKQMMMAAGCEKVYEIGPIFRAEEHNTTKHLNEATSIDIEVSFADHHEVMRILEDLIVRTYEYVNKTCSTQLANIEVENFTVPKAPFPRLPYAEAIEIAAKRIEDPIKYGDDVSPAAERAIGAEMGGHYFIVDWPSEIRPYYAMQYENDPSICKAFDLMHPRMELSSGAQREHRYDRLVQQISKKGLNPESFEFYLRPFRFGMPPHAGWGLGADRLVMTMLGLSNVREAVLFPRDLHRLVP, from the coding sequence ATGCGCATACCCATAGCAAATGTCACACCTGAATCCGGCAGTGCGGAGATCGCCGGCTGGGTCCACGAGGTCAGGGATCTCGGAGGACTCGCCTTCATGCTCATCCGCGACCGGACCGGCATCATCCAGGTGACCATCCCGAAAAAGAAAGTCTCCGAAGCGGTCCTTGCCGCTGTGAAAGCAGTCTCCCGTGAATCCGTTGTCCGGGTCTGTGGTCCGGTCAAGGCAATCGACAAGGCCCCCGGCGGCCGTGAACTCGTGCCCGAATCCATCGAGATCATAAGCCTTGCCGAGACCCCGCTTCCCCTTGATGTTTCCGAGAAGGTTTCCGCTGAGCTCGACACCCGGCTCGATGCCCGCTTCCTCGATGTACGGCGGCCCCGTGTTGCCGCCGTCTTCGAGATTCGGAGTGCTGCAACCTATGCTATCAACCAGTACCTGCACAACGAGGGATTCACCGCAATCACCACCCCGAAGATCGTTGCTGCCGCTACCGAGGGCGGTACCGAACTCTTCCCCATCGCCTACTTCGACAAGGAGGCCTTCCTCAACCAGAGCCCGCAGCTCTACAAACAGATGATGATGGCCGCTGGCTGCGAGAAAGTCTATGAGATAGGACCGATCTTCCGTGCCGAAGAGCATAATACGACCAAGCACCTCAACGAGGCTACCAGTATCGATATCGAAGTATCGTTTGCCGATCATCACGAAGTCATGCGCATCCTTGAGGATCTTATCGTCAGGACATACGAGTACGTGAACAAGACGTGCAGCACGCAGCTCGCGAACATTGAGGTTGAAAACTTCACGGTTCCGAAAGCTCCATTCCCCCGGCTCCCGTATGCCGAGGCGATCGAGATCGCGGCAAAGAGGATCGAGGACCCGATCAAGTACGGCGACGATGTCAGTCCGGCAGCGGAGCGGGCGATCGGGGCCGAGATGGGGGGTCATTACTTTATCGTGGACTGGCCATCAGAGATCCGGCCTTACTATGCTATGCAGTACGAGAACGATCCCTCAATATGCAAGGCGTTCGACCTGATGCATCCCCGTATGGAACTTTCGAGCGGCGCCCAGCGGGAGCACCGGTATGACCGGCTCGTGCAGCAGATCTCGAAGAAAGGGCTCAATCCCGAAAGTTTCGAATTCTACCTCCGCCCGTTCCGGTTTGGTATGCCGCCCCACGCAGGCTGGGGGCTCGGTGCTGACCGGCTCGTCATGACCATGCTCGGCCTCTCCAACGTCCGCGAGGCTGTTCTGTTCCCGCGGGACCTGCACCGGCTGGTTCCCTGA
- a CDS encoding methionine synthase yields MSKSYFINKVLATTVVGSYPVVKGSGLKSLFDPLHAAVETAVADQIGAGIDIISDGQVRGDMIGAFTAQLPGVKGQEVTGKIQPAAGPITAADTKYAISKAPKVKGIITGPSTLAHGLHLNTPMYRNKEELALDLAAALIVEAKSLESAGVTLLQIDEPILSTGIADLAIGKQAVEMITASVRIPTCMHVCGNLGNVLDEILKFNVNVLDFEFSKNQANLDILSRRDLAGRMLGYGCVDSSSEEVETVHEIKKRIEKGVEYFDPKILLIDPDCGMRMRSRESAYWKLKNMCDAAKEVRIAL; encoded by the coding sequence ATGTCCAAGAGTTATTTCATCAACAAAGTGCTGGCGACAACCGTTGTGGGCAGCTACCCCGTGGTAAAGGGGAGCGGACTCAAAAGTCTCTTCGACCCGCTCCATGCGGCAGTGGAGACGGCCGTCGCCGACCAGATCGGGGCGGGCATCGATATCATCTCGGACGGGCAGGTCCGGGGAGACATGATCGGGGCCTTCACTGCCCAGCTTCCCGGTGTCAAGGGACAGGAAGTTACCGGCAAAATCCAGCCGGCTGCAGGTCCGATAACCGCAGCTGACACAAAGTATGCCATCTCGAAAGCCCCCAAGGTGAAAGGGATCATCACCGGTCCTTCCACCCTTGCCCACGGGCTTCACCTGAATACTCCCATGTACCGGAACAAGGAAGAGCTGGCCCTTGACCTCGCCGCAGCCCTGATTGTGGAGGCGAAGAGCCTCGAATCGGCCGGCGTGACCCTGCTCCAGATCGATGAACCGATCCTCTCGACCGGCATCGCCGATCTTGCCATCGGGAAGCAGGCAGTGGAGATGATTACTGCCTCGGTCCGCATTCCCACCTGCATGCATGTCTGCGGCAACCTCGGGAATGTTCTCGACGAGATCCTGAAATTCAACGTAAATGTACTGGATTTCGAGTTCTCGAAGAACCAGGCAAATCTCGATATCCTCTCCCGCAGGGATCTTGCCGGCAGGATGCTCGGGTACGGCTGCGTGGATTCTTCATCCGAGGAGGTCGAGACCGTGCATGAGATCAAAAAACGGATCGAGAAAGGTGTGGAATACTTCGACCCGAAGATCCTCTTGATTGACCCCGACTGCGGTATGCGGATGCGGAGCCGGGAATCCGCGTACTGGAAACTCAAGAATATGTGCGACGCGGCAAAGGAAGTCCGGATCGCGTTGTAA
- the argB gene encoding acetylglutamate kinase, with translation MKREDVLMEALPYIQQFHGKTIVIKLGGHAMVDPVVLENAIRDAVLLHYVGIRVVLVHGGGPEISEKMKQMGKESVFVGGLRVTDQETLEIAQMVLVGKINKGIVSLIAKCGARGVGLSGSDGNLILAKKMELQKVEIGGVQKEVDLGHVGEIEWIDPTLLNTLLDRNYIPVVSPIAIDKSGGSLNINADTAAGDIAIALKAYKLVNMTDVDGVMDKGRTKVFRKLTVAEAAALQKSGAIGEGMIPKVNSVIKAVQSGVCYSHVINGNTEHNLILELFTREGVGTMISLK, from the coding sequence ATGAAACGTGAAGATGTTCTCATGGAAGCCCTCCCTTACATCCAGCAGTTCCACGGTAAGACAATCGTGATCAAACTTGGCGGCCATGCCATGGTCGATCCGGTCGTGCTGGAGAATGCTATCCGCGACGCGGTTCTTTTGCACTACGTGGGGATCCGGGTTGTACTGGTCCATGGAGGCGGCCCTGAGATCAGCGAGAAGATGAAACAGATGGGGAAAGAATCGGTCTTCGTCGGAGGCCTGCGTGTGACCGACCAGGAAACGCTTGAGATTGCCCAGATGGTTCTCGTAGGAAAGATCAACAAGGGGATCGTTTCACTGATTGCCAAGTGCGGTGCCCGGGGGGTCGGCCTCTCCGGCAGCGACGGGAACCTGATCCTTGCAAAGAAGATGGAGCTCCAGAAAGTCGAGATTGGCGGAGTGCAGAAAGAAGTCGATCTCGGACACGTCGGGGAGATCGAATGGATCGATCCAACCCTCCTTAACACCCTGCTCGACAGGAATTATATCCCGGTGGTCTCGCCCATTGCCATCGATAAATCCGGCGGGAGCCTCAATATCAATGCCGATACTGCGGCGGGAGATATCGCCATCGCACTCAAGGCTTACAAACTGGTTAACATGACGGATGTGGACGGAGTTATGGACAAGGGCCGGACCAAAGTCTTCCGGAAACTCACGGTGGCAGAAGCAGCAGCTCTGCAGAAATCCGGGGCGATAGGTGAAGGAATGATCCCTAAGGTAAACTCCGTGATAAAAGCGGTACAAAGCGGGGTCTGCTACTCCCATGTCATCAATGGCAATACCGAGCACAACCTTATCCTGGAACTCTTCACCCGCGAGGGTGTGGGGACCATGATCTCGCTCAAATAA
- the argJ gene encoding bifunctional ornithine acetyltransferase/N-acetylglutamate synthase, whose protein sequence is MKKRSICAVSGVTACGMKEGKFGLALIRASGTAAGVFTENLVKAAPIQLMRSQIRKGRLDAVIVNSGCANAYTGQKGYEDAVVMTGYAGSALGVEPDRVGVASTGVIGRYLDLPLIRRQCMEIAPGLASSVQAETLAANAIMTTDLYPKHALVEKETFTVAGITKGSGMIAPNMGTMLAFIYTDAEIGAKPLKEALKLATRRSFNRVVVDGDTSTNDIALCTATGESGKVRDAEFSAALEECCRMLAKQIAADGEGATKLLEVRVTGAAKEEYAAKVARTVIESPLVKTAVYGEDPNWGRVVAAAGRAGVKFDPNAVSLWISDGKNRYPLVRSGEIIADLKKAKEAMNSKTVIFILDLAAGKEEATAWGCDLTERYVEINGRYTT, encoded by the coding sequence ATGAAAAAACGAAGTATCTGCGCAGTCAGCGGTGTGACTGCCTGTGGAATGAAGGAAGGAAAGTTCGGCCTGGCTCTGATCCGCGCAAGCGGGACCGCGGCAGGAGTGTTCACAGAAAATCTGGTCAAGGCAGCCCCAATCCAGCTCATGCGCTCCCAGATCCGTAAAGGCAGGCTGGATGCGGTGATCGTGAACAGCGGGTGTGCGAATGCTTACACCGGGCAGAAAGGGTACGAAGACGCTGTTGTGATGACCGGGTATGCAGGCTCAGCTCTCGGTGTTGAACCGGACCGGGTCGGTGTTGCCAGTACCGGTGTTATCGGCAGGTACCTGGACCTGCCCTTAATCCGCCGGCAATGCATGGAGATCGCACCCGGCCTTGCATCCAGTGTACAGGCCGAGACTCTTGCAGCTAACGCAATAATGACTACAGACCTGTACCCAAAACATGCCCTGGTAGAAAAAGAAACGTTCACCGTTGCGGGAATTACCAAAGGCAGCGGTATGATCGCCCCGAACATGGGAACCATGCTCGCGTTCATCTATACGGATGCGGAGATCGGAGCAAAACCCCTTAAGGAAGCCCTTAAGCTTGCAACCAGGCGGTCGTTCAACCGGGTCGTTGTTGACGGGGATACAAGCACCAACGACATCGCGCTCTGCACGGCGACCGGAGAATCCGGCAAAGTCCGCGACGCGGAGTTTTCTGCTGCCCTTGAGGAGTGCTGCCGCATGCTTGCAAAGCAGATAGCCGCTGATGGCGAAGGGGCAACAAAACTTCTCGAAGTCCGGGTTACAGGAGCCGCAAAGGAAGAATATGCGGCAAAGGTAGCCCGGACTGTTATTGAGTCTCCCCTGGTGAAGACAGCCGTATATGGGGAAGATCCCAACTGGGGCCGCGTGGTGGCGGCAGCAGGGCGGGCCGGAGTGAAGTTTGACCCGAATGCGGTCTCCCTCTGGATAAGTGACGGGAAGAACCGCTATCCCCTGGTCAGATCCGGTGAGATCATTGCGGATCTGAAGAAAGCCAAGGAAGCGATGAACAGCAAGACGGTGATCTTCATACTCGATCTCGCTGCAGGCAAAGAAGAGGCAACTGCGTGGGGCTGCGACTTGACCGAGCGCTACGTTGAGATCAACGGGAGGTACACCACATGA
- a CDS encoding CBS domain-containing protein, which produces MMLVKEAMTKTPVTCRTDTPLREVVALFRKHHIGGLPVLDGTELVGMVTESDLISLLETERTSDDLWLPSPFEVIEIPIREYINWEKTRHSLQNIGDMPAKKIMTRRIITAAENMDVEAAASLMLREGISRLPVLRGKIIVGIITRADIINAIGSSYTQNTGTDQQ; this is translated from the coding sequence ATGATGCTCGTCAAAGAAGCCATGACAAAAACCCCGGTTACCTGCCGGACGGATACCCCACTTCGTGAAGTTGTCGCGCTGTTCCGCAAGCACCATATCGGCGGCCTGCCCGTTCTGGATGGAACTGAACTTGTCGGGATGGTCACCGAATCTGACCTCATCTCCCTCCTGGAGACCGAGCGGACAAGCGATGATCTCTGGCTTCCCTCTCCGTTTGAAGTTATTGAGATCCCCATCCGCGAGTACATCAACTGGGAAAAGACCAGGCACTCACTTCAGAATATTGGCGATATGCCGGCAAAAAAAATAATGACCCGGCGGATCATTACGGCAGCTGAGAATATGGATGTTGAGGCTGCAGCCTCTCTCATGCTCAGGGAGGGGATATCGCGCCTGCCGGTCCTTCGTGGCAAAATAATTGTGGGTATTATTACCCGGGCAGATATCATCAACGCAATTGGATCATCGTATACCCAGAATACAGGAACTGATCAGCAATGA
- the argC gene encoding N-acetyl-gamma-glutamyl-phosphate reductase, whose protein sequence is MKIAIVGASGYAGGELIRLLVHHSTAKVVCATSRKLAGTPLDQVHPQLKGFTGLKFENPEMDAIDADVAFLAVPHTAAMTYAGKLLSRGIKVVDLSADYRLPKDIYEKTYGVSHTDYFPAPYGIPEIHRKDCMGAKFVANPGCFPTGATLAAAPLARYAHTVIYDSKTGVSGAGDNPSATTHYPNVGDNVGPYKLTTHRHLAEMKQELSHLGSKAKCYFTPHLVPVNRGILTTAHILLNEPLDQKEVEKIYQDYYKGEYFVRLQKPTLAAVRGSNFCDIMVESEGLRVVAISAIDNLVKGASGQAIQNMNLMCGLAEQDGLMHAGMLP, encoded by the coding sequence ATGAAAATTGCGATTGTCGGGGCCTCCGGTTATGCCGGTGGTGAGCTGATTCGCCTCCTTGTTCACCACTCCACTGCAAAAGTTGTCTGCGCCACTTCGCGCAAACTTGCGGGAACCCCTCTGGATCAGGTACATCCCCAGTTGAAGGGTTTTACCGGGCTCAAATTCGAGAATCCCGAAATGGATGCCATTGATGCGGATGTGGCATTTCTTGCCGTTCCCCATACTGCAGCAATGACGTACGCCGGCAAATTACTCTCCCGCGGGATCAAAGTCGTCGACCTGAGTGCGGATTACCGGTTACCTAAGGATATTTATGAAAAAACGTATGGTGTGTCCCACACGGATTATTTCCCCGCACCATACGGCATCCCCGAGATACACCGTAAGGATTGTATGGGTGCAAAATTTGTTGCAAACCCCGGCTGCTTCCCCACCGGCGCAACTCTTGCCGCCGCGCCACTCGCCCGGTACGCGCATACGGTAATCTATGACTCCAAGACCGGTGTGAGCGGAGCCGGTGACAACCCGTCTGCAACAACGCATTATCCCAATGTAGGAGATAATGTCGGGCCCTACAAGCTGACTACCCACCGGCACCTGGCCGAGATGAAACAGGAGCTTTCGCATCTCGGATCAAAAGCGAAATGCTACTTTACCCCTCATCTCGTCCCGGTCAACCGCGGAATCCTGACTACTGCTCATATCCTGCTCAACGAACCCCTTGACCAGAAAGAGGTTGAGAAGATCTACCAGGATTACTACAAGGGAGAATACTTTGTCCGGCTCCAGAAACCCACCCTTGCAGCAGTCCGGGGGAGCAACTTCTGCGATATCATGGTCGAGAGCGAGGGCCTGCGCGTAGTGGCCATATCCGCCATCGACAATCTCGTGAAAGGAGCAAGCGGCCAGGCCATCCAGAACATGAACCTGATGTGCGGCCTCGCGGAACAGGATGGCCTCATGCACGCGGGCATGTTGCCCTAG
- a CDS encoding ADP-ribosylglycohydrolase family protein, whose amino-acid sequence MLNKFKGCLLGAAIGDALGMPNESNAPNLNKMKYGYRRPYKGHPNEALNPGQYTDDTQLMLLTGTLLADGKYNEERYASALRELYSRGALRFPDGSISAVCEHLDKGSSQPGGVKSTTSGCLAGSVPFALAFPGLSEGSERAVRACNVTHTHPAAHAAISTFVTLIYHTLHETPDPIGQAAEQARAEDEVLGGKIRNALKLEKDGMDTETALLKIGNDVSVFQTLPIAFFLISRYSHPPDLLTVSANTGGNTDTIALLCGAYLGASRGMDALPGDLLEGLEDRERIELLGQRLFNIYSRKLEQM is encoded by the coding sequence ATGCTCAATAAATTCAAGGGATGCCTGCTTGGTGCTGCGATTGGGGATGCCCTCGGAATGCCCAACGAGAGTAATGCACCCAACCTTAACAAGATGAAATACGGATATCGCCGCCCGTACAAAGGCCATCCCAATGAAGCGCTCAATCCTGGGCAGTATACGGATGACACGCAGCTGATGCTCCTTACCGGGACTCTCCTTGCGGATGGAAAGTACAATGAAGAACGGTACGCGTCTGCTCTCAGGGAGCTCTATTCCCGGGGAGCCCTCAGGTTTCCCGATGGTTCCATTTCCGCAGTATGTGAGCATCTGGATAAAGGGAGCAGTCAGCCCGGGGGAGTCAAATCCACAACTTCCGGCTGCCTTGCCGGTTCTGTTCCATTTGCACTTGCGTTCCCGGGTCTGAGTGAGGGATCGGAACGGGCAGTCCGGGCCTGCAATGTCACCCATACCCACCCGGCAGCCCATGCCGCGATTTCCACATTTGTTACCCTTATTTACCATACCCTGCACGAAACCCCTGACCCGATCGGGCAGGCTGCTGAACAGGCCAGGGCCGAAGATGAAGTCCTGGGCGGAAAAATCCGGAATGCCCTGAAACTGGAAAAAGACGGGATGGATACAGAAACCGCGTTACTCAAGATCGGAAACGATGTATCCGTATTCCAGACTCTCCCCATCGCCTTCTTCCTCATAAGCAGGTACTCCCACCCCCCGGATCTCCTCACGGTTTCAGCTAACACGGGAGGAAATACCGATACGATCGCCCTACTCTGCGGTGCATATCTCGGTGCATCCAGAGGTATGGATGCGCTTCCGGGAGATCTTCTGGAAGGCCTTGAAGACCGGGAGCGGATAGAACTGCTCGGCCAGCGGCTGTTTAACATTTATTCCCGCAAACTTGAGCAGATGTAA